A DNA window from Paramormyrops kingsleyae isolate MSU_618 chromosome 10, PKINGS_0.4, whole genome shotgun sequence contains the following coding sequences:
- the ttc1 gene encoding tetratricopeptide repeat protein 1: MESAREVQASNMEKVTEALGRTLGVSEQYSSADGGRDCPPCVASRETELEENFYDCRETLEDTEEKPASNSLGRLRTEQEGEGDANHPDRKREKGRQDVHGEEEPVLWDKLDLSKEGRDRGNQPEQESWVECSEEDQGAHSSQDGVEESEFGVKEEVVPEFDEEYLSELEKDLSQEEKESRREESLKLKETGNAQFKRGEHCEAEESYTAALRASPVCYGKERAILFSNRAAARLHLDKNESAIADCTKAIELNPDYIRAILRRAELYEKTDKLDEALEDYKLVLEKDPSMKQAREATLRLPQQIHERNERLKEEMMGKLKDLGNMFLRPFGLSTSNFQVNQDPSSGSYSINFVQNPNNNNR, translated from the exons ATGGAGTCTGCCAGGGAGGTGCAGGCTAGCAACATGGAAAAGGTTACGGAAGCATTGGGTCGCACCCTGGGGGTTTCTGAACAGTACAGCAGTGCTGATGGGGGGCGAGACTGCCCCCCGTGTGTCGCCTCTCGGGAgacggagctggaggagaactTCTATGACTGTCGAGAGACTCTAGAGGATACTGAGGAAAAACCAGCAAGCAACAGTTTGGGCAGGCTAAGGACAGAGCAGGAGGGTGAGGGAGACGCTAATCACccagacaggaaacgggagaAGGGAAGACAGGATGTTCACGGAGAAGAGGAACCTGTGCTGTGGGACAAGCTGGATCTGAGCAAGGAAGGGAGGGACAGAGGGAACCAGCCGGAGCAGGAGAGCTGGGTGGAGTGCAGTGAGGAGGACCAGGGGGCGCATTCATCTCAGGATGGAGTGGAAGAGTCCGAGTTTGGGGTGAAGGAAGAGGTGGTACCGGAATTTGATGAGGAGTACCTGAGCGAGTTGGAGAAAGACCTGAGCCAAGAAGAAAAAGAG agCCGGAGGGAGGAGAGCCTGAAACTGAAGGAGACAGGAAATGCACAGTTCAAGAGAGGGG AGCACTGTGAAGCAGAGGAGTCGTACACGGCTGCCCTGAGGGCATCCCCTGTGTGTTATGGCAAGGAGAGGGCCATCCTGTTCTCGAACCGTGCGGCGGCCCGACTGCATCTG GATAAAAATGAAAGCGCGATAGCCGACTGCACCAAAG CCATAGAGCTGAACCCTGACTACATCAGAGCCATCCTGAGGAGGGCAGAGTTGTATGAGAAGACAGACAAGCTGGATGAGGCCTTGGAGGACTACAAGCTGGTGCTGGAGAAGGACCCCAGCATGAAGCAGGCCAGGGAGGCCACCCTG CGCCTGCCGCAGCAGATCCACGAGAGGAATGAAAGGCTGAAGGAGGAGATGATGG GCAAACTGAAGGACCTGGGCAACATGTTCCTGCGCCCCTTCGGCCTGTCAACTTCCAACTTCCAGGTCAACCAGGACCCCTCCAGTGGATCCTACTCCATTAACTTTGTGCAGAACCCGAATAACAACAACCGGTAA
- the pwwp2a gene encoding PWWP domain-containing protein 2A, with the protein MQELLALQPMGSPVGSRWEGLHPITERRLSWWWRRRKKMAAVAAEPGASAAATTTAREGAELEHEVVQPAAREAQFKAEAAEHRATVMDLVRVPKNGDAAQECSVGRAEAQRRAPQEAVGSARCSPGGDRHAAEGSPGSEPDAVPKSPGCKTGTWKDLGCEEVNSSAGLTPSEGTVSEVAPRGSPPRVQLAAGSEPAAAELSTGFPEAVPAVPTETWLAAPFLSLTDMTELGRGCAALIESDLTGGTDIHPEVRVSLEPPAVEPSPERGLGSADLLQAYAMYAVPTSPRTTEHLTVAESSEERTYPEAPVDKDRIPAASDPQHFDTPPISADVQDAPLKAALAGPEDEGLRTESIAQLIPGSEVRVSLDHIIDDALVVSFRLGEKIFSGVLMDVSKRFGPYGIPVTVFPKREYRDKPETMQLKAEPFPSELEKGQEEGAPDEQRGEACQTSSVPEPEPTTTQWTLKPPPLFQEGVPYPPPLFIRDTYSQSIPQPPPRKIKRPKRKLYREEPTSIMNAIKLRPRQVLCDKCKGAVVGGDKREVRRGPGPECRAEEAKRRRGENTAGAGKRPRTEARAEGPRKQGPVVRVATTMGQVRGPSVMEDDAAAAPAVSGPRVQLNAKKVLQNKNVDHCKAREVLKMARVTHRRQRDKASAVTRTPISRTSSPQDTHQKVHFTRRLHQISGGGGTGVASSAALPPRIRIKPQRYRNEENSSSAGVALSFERGSANGGKVAGRSAPPRCASTRSSCSGPLAVAAAAENHSPPADFDTELGSLLPSEALPHPEREHSPQLKPGDPDVEADELGGQEERQGAKAGSLSMYVSLNASQPDSSSVSVCSVDSADDLKSSNSECSSTETFDLPPPGALHSPPVPSSSSIVTASSTTPSFSSSSSSLSVPKEEKKPSKPLKAAVFSKNVSKCVTADGRTICVGDIVWAKIYGFPWWPARILVITVSRKDNGLLVRQEARISWFGSPTTSFLALSQVTPFLENFQSRFDKKRKGLYRKAISEAAKAAKQLTPEVRALLTQFET; encoded by the exons ATGCAGGAGCTCCTTGCTTTGCAGCCAATGGGAAGTCCCGTGGGGTCGCGGTGGGAGGGATTACATCCTATCACAGAGAGAAGGCTGAGCTGGTGGTGGAGGAGGCGAAAGAAAATGGCGGCCGTGGCTGCGGAGCCAGGAGCTTCTGCGGCAGCAACCACAACAGCGAGGGAGGGAGCGGAGCTAGAACACGAGGTGGTGCAGCCAGCTGCGAGGGAGGCCCAATTTAAGGCCGAGGCTGCGGAGCACCGCGCCACAGTGATGGACCTTGTGCGCGTACCCAAGAACGGAGATGCAGCTCAGGAATGCAGCGTGGGTCGCGCCGAGGCGCAGCGCAGAGCTCCCCAAGAGGCCGTGGGCAGTGCTCGCTGTAGTCCCGGAGGGGACAGACACGCCGCGGAGGGGAGCCCTGGAAGTGAGCCCGACGCTGTCCCGAAGAGCCCCGGCTGCAAGACAGGAACCTGGAAGGACCTCGGGTGCGAGGAGGTGAACTCTAGCGCTGGGTTGACTCCCAGTGAGGGGACGGTGAGCGAGGTCGCTCCGCGCGGGTCGCCTCCACGAGTCCAGCTGGCCGCCGGATCGGAACCggcagcagcagagctgtccACCGGGTTCCCGGAGGCTGTCCCGGCGGTGCCGACAGAGACGTGGCTCGCAGCGCCTTTTTTGTCTCTAACGGATATGACTGAACTGGGGAGAGGATGCGCTGCCCTCATCGAATCGGACCTGACCGGGGGCACCGACATCCACCCTGAAGTACGCGTTTCATTGGAGCCACCTGCGGTCGAACCATCGCCAGAGCGCGGACTGGGGAGCGCCGATCTCCTGCAGGCGTACGCGATGTACGCGGTCCCCACAAGTCCGAGGACCACGGAACATCTCACGGTTGCAGAAAGCAGCGAGGAGCGCACGTACCCGGAGGCGCCGGTGGACAAGGATCGCATCCCGGCTGCATCGGACCCGCAGCACTTTGACACGCCTCCGATCAGCGCCGACGTGCAGGACGCCCCGCTGAAAGCCGCGCTGGCCGGCCCCGAGGACGAAGGGCTACGGACCGAATCTATTGCGCAGCTCATCCCCGGGTCAGAGGTTCGAGTCTCGTTGGATCACATCATCGATGACGCCCTGGTGGTCTCGTTTCGGCTCGGAGAGAAAATCTTCTCGGGGGTCCTTATGGATGTCTCTAAAAG GTTCGGACCGTACGGGATTCCGGTCACCGTGTTTCCCAAGAGGGAATACAGGGATAAACCCGAAACTATGCAGCTAAAGGCAGAACCATTCCCGTCAGAGCTGGAGAAGGGGCAGGAAGAGGGCGCCCCCGACGAGCAGCGGGGCGAGGCCTGCCAGACTTCCAGCGtgcccgagcccgagcccacCACCACTCAGTGGACCTTGAAGCCCCCTCCTCTGTTCCAGGAGGGGGTACCGTACCCCCCACCTTTGTTTATCAGGGACACTTACAGCCAGTCGATACCTCAGCCCCCTCCCCGCAAGATCAAACGGCCAAAACGCAAGCTGTACCGGGAGGAGCCCACGTCCATCATGAATGCCATCAAGCTCCGCCCACGGCAGGTGCTCTGTGACAAATGTAAGGGTGCCGTGGTGGGTGGGGACAAGCGGGAGGTGAGGCGTGGCCCCGGGCCAGAGTGCCGCGCCGAGGAGGCCAAGCGTCGGCGCGGCGAGAACACGGCCGGAGCGGGCAAGCGACCCCGCACCGAAGCCAGGGCCGAGGGCCCCCGCAAACAGGGGCCAGTAGTGCGAGTCGCCACCACGATGGGCCAGGTTAGGGGCCCCAGCGTGATGGAGGATGATGCAGCCGCTGCACCTGCCGTCAGCGGCCCCCGCGTCCAGCTAAATGCCAAGAAGGTGCTGCAGAACAAGAACGTGGACCACTGCAAGGCACGTGAGGTGCTCAAGATGGCTCGTGTCACACACCGGAGGCAGCGGGACAAGGCCAGCGCTGTCACCAGGACACCCATCAGCAGGACTTCCTCCCCCCAGGACACCCACCAGAAGGTCCACTTCACCCGGCGGCTGCACCAGATTAGCGGGGGCGGTGGAACCGGCGTGGCTAGCAGTGCCGCTCTGCCTCCGCGGATTCGCATCAAGCCTCAGAGGTACCGCAACGAGGAGAACAGCTCGTCAGCCGGTGTGGCTCTGAGCTTCGAGAGGGGGTCCGCAAATGGCGGCAAGGTGGCAGGCAGGTCGGCGCCGCCTCGCTGTGCCTCCACGCgctcctcctgctccggccCCCTGGccgttgctgctgctgctgaaaaCCACAGCCCGCCTGCGGACTTTGACACTGAACTCGGATCCTTGCTCCCGTCCGAGGCCCTACCCCACCCGGAACGGGAGCACAGTCCCCAGCTGAAGCCCGGGGACCCGGACGTGGAGGCTGATGAGCTAGGGGGACAGGAGGAGAGGCAGGGGGCCAAGGCAGGTAGCCTCTCGATGTACGTGTCCCTTAACGCCAGTCAGCCAGACTCCTCCAGCGTCTCTGTCTGTAGCGTCGATAGCGCCGATGACCTTAAGTCCTCCAACTCGGAGTGTAGCTCCACGGAGACCTTTGACCTACCCCCTCCCGGCGCGCTGCACTCGCCTCCCGTCCCTAGCTCATCCTCCATAGTCACCGCTTCCTCCACAACCCCGTctttctcttcctcctcttcctctttgtCAGTCCCTAAGGAGGAGAAGAAACCTAGCAAGCCCTTAAAAGCTGCAGTCTTTTCCAAAAACGTCTCTAAGTGCGTCACGGCCGACGGCAGGACCATATGTGTGGGGGACATCGTTTGGGCCAAAATTTACGGCTTCCCCTGGTGGCCCGCGCGCATCCTAGTCATTACCGTGAGCCGTAAAGACAACGGGCTCTTGGTCCGGCAGGAGGCTCGCATCTCCTGGTTCGGGTCGCCTACCACGTCCTTCCTGGCCCTGTCGCAGGTCACCCCCTTCCTAGAGAACTTCCAGTCACGCTTCGACAAGAAAAGAAAGGGCTTATACCGCAAAGCCATCTCTGAGGCGGCCAAGGCGGCCAAGCAGCTCACCCCAGAGGTGCGTGCCCTGCTCACGCAGTTCGAAACGTGA